A single genomic interval of Lewinellaceae bacterium harbors:
- the ltrA gene encoding group II intron reverse transcriptase/maturase produces the protein MIFKDKSKSYPIAKEQVWEAFKLVKANGGSAGVDGLAIEAIAENPKKHLYPVWNRLASGSYFPPPVKRVSIPKGNGKERHLGIPTVKDRVAQMVITKELEEILEPIFSENSFGYRPNKSAHQAISQARANCWKYAWVVDMDIKGFFDNIDHGLMIKALRHYTDKPHIITYVKRWLKAPVQLKDGSLIQNLEKGTPQGGVISPLLANLFLHVVFDKWMEQQFPDCPFERYADDIIVHVKNERIAKYVLKSIRERMAQCKLELHPEKTKLVYCNRKGRRKRTKAEVRQFDFLGYTFRSHKVQTKDGNIMFGFSPRISRKSMKRISEECRKLGFHRWTHLNIHQIAAELSPKIRGWLYYYGRFHKTAMEGIFRIINRRLAKWAFNKYKRFKRRKFVSYAQKWLREIAKDFPYIFPHWQQGFTP, from the coding sequence ATGATTTTTAAAGACAAATCAAAGTCGTATCCCATTGCCAAAGAACAGGTATGGGAAGCGTTTAAGCTTGTCAAAGCGAACGGGGGTTCGGCAGGCGTGGATGGACTGGCCATCGAAGCCATCGCCGAAAACCCAAAGAAACACTTGTACCCTGTGTGGAACCGCTTGGCAAGCGGCAGTTATTTTCCACCGCCCGTCAAGCGGGTAAGCATTCCGAAAGGCAACGGCAAAGAGCGGCACTTGGGCATACCGACGGTCAAGGACCGGGTTGCCCAAATGGTGATTACGAAAGAGTTGGAAGAGATATTGGAACCAATATTTTCCGAAAACTCCTTTGGCTACCGCCCCAACAAAAGTGCACACCAAGCCATTAGCCAAGCCCGGGCCAACTGTTGGAAATACGCATGGGTAGTGGACATGGACATCAAAGGTTTCTTTGACAACATAGACCACGGCTTGATGATAAAGGCATTACGGCATTACACCGACAAGCCGCACATCATCACCTATGTAAAAAGATGGCTCAAAGCACCCGTCCAACTCAAAGACGGCAGCCTTATCCAAAATTTGGAGAAAGGAACGCCGCAGGGCGGAGTGATAAGCCCGTTATTGGCGAATCTGTTTTTGCACGTGGTATTCGACAAATGGATGGAACAGCAATTTCCTGACTGTCCGTTTGAAAGATACGCAGACGACATCATCGTCCATGTCAAAAACGAACGAATTGCCAAGTATGTCCTGAAGTCCATACGGGAGCGCATGGCCCAATGCAAATTGGAACTGCATCCCGAAAAGACAAAATTGGTTTATTGCAACCGAAAGGGCAGGCGCAAACGGACAAAAGCCGAAGTCCGACAGTTTGACTTTTTGGGCTACACCTTCCGAAGTCACAAAGTGCAAACCAAAGACGGTAATATCATGTTTGGATTCAGTCCCCGTATCAGTCGAAAATCCATGAAACGTATTTCGGAAGAATGCCGAAAATTGGGTTTTCACCGATGGACACACCTGAACATCCATCAGATAGCCGCTGAATTATCTCCCAAGATAAGAGGCTGGTTATACTATTACGGCCGGTTTCACAAGACAGCAATGGAAGGCATTTTCAGAATCATCAACCGTAGGCTGGCAAAGTGGGCATTTAACAAGTACAAACGCTTTAAGAGGCGCAAATTCGTAAGCTATGCTCAAAAATGGCTAAGGGAGATCGCCAAAGATTTTCCTTACATCTTTCCGCATTGGCAACAGGGGTTTACGCCTTAG
- a CDS encoding gliding motility-associated C-terminal domain-containing protein, which produces MKKICLVALSILNCISILFSQDSKRTNVWYFGRNAGIDFNTSPPTPLLDGALNIWEGCATICDTMGQIMIYTDGRKIWNENHQVIPGANNLGGDNSATQSGIIVPKPGSDNLLYVFSVDSQGGSGGLRYAIIDMTQNGGLGGLVSSNNILLNQCSEKVTVIPHCNKQDIWLIAHGYGNNDFLVWKITSLGISSSPNALSVGSVHSTTLGGAVGYLKSSPDGSKLALGVQGDHFFELFDFDNETGEITNPITFSNSQIAKSYGVEFSPNGKRLYLAGTQTSPILFQVNLDLPTVQEIQNSLTVVGRGTSSYFGAIQNAPNGKIYIAKDNSEFLSVIHNPDSLDTACTFIEDDFYLGGRESAIGLPNLIPSYFEKEVEIEIIETYDYEFCDGIAELQAIANIEGDSIVYQWYFENDLIPNQSTTRIQVDLSGEYEFRAIVYFDCQSFSTEYSQKINVQIPETLSFQDVLLNHPFCGAANGSIVIEISGGMPPFQYSFDGGIFQSINSLGGLESGQYHLVVQDVNGCEISQSVELESANAPEITDIQITDSSCGEANGAIRIMSTGGTGQLEYSIDGQVFQEFQEFNDLIAGEYSVYVRDENGCLSTYEIELGNSPRIAITSINIIPAVCGEANGSLSIEIEGGIGQIEVLLNDVFQSNFEFNGLNADTYHLSISDEVGCKVDTMITVNQRSSCPIYIPNVFSPNNDGLNDVFQIYSKTGFDAVVKSYLIFDRWGENIYEAKDFPANSSNYWWDGTFKKKKLDSGVYVYYIEVEFENGEKEIFEGDVSIIK; this is translated from the coding sequence ATGAAAAAAATATGCCTCGTTGCCCTGTCAATTCTGAATTGTATTTCAATACTTTTTTCGCAAGATTCAAAAAGAACAAATGTTTGGTACTTTGGAAGAAACGCTGGAATTGATTTTAATACGAGTCCGCCGACACCGCTATTAGATGGAGCTTTAAATATTTGGGAAGGATGTGCTACTATTTGCGATACTATGGGGCAGATAATGATTTACACAGATGGAAGAAAAATTTGGAATGAGAACCACCAAGTGATTCCTGGTGCAAATAATTTGGGTGGAGATAATTCTGCGACCCAATCAGGCATCATTGTACCAAAACCTGGCTCAGATAACCTCTTATATGTATTTTCAGTTGATTCTCAAGGAGGAAGTGGAGGTTTACGATACGCTATAATAGACATGACTCAAAATGGAGGATTAGGAGGCTTGGTTTCATCAAATAACATCCTATTAAATCAATGTTCAGAGAAGGTGACAGTAATCCCACATTGTAACAAGCAAGATATTTGGTTAATTGCACATGGGTATGGAAATAATGATTTCTTAGTTTGGAAAATAACAAGTTTAGGAATTTCTTCCTCTCCCAATGCCCTATCAGTTGGTTCAGTTCATTCTACAACACTTGGCGGCGCTGTAGGCTATTTGAAAAGCTCACCAGATGGTTCAAAGTTGGCATTAGGTGTACAAGGAGACCATTTTTTTGAACTCTTTGACTTTGACAATGAAACGGGAGAAATAACTAACCCTATAACCTTTTCAAATAGCCAAATTGCCAAATCTTACGGGGTGGAGTTTTCTCCAAACGGGAAACGCCTATATTTAGCAGGTACTCAAACATCTCCGATATTGTTTCAGGTCAATCTTGATTTACCGACAGTTCAGGAAATACAAAATTCATTAACTGTTGTTGGGCGGGGAACTTCAAGTTATTTTGGAGCTATTCAAAATGCTCCAAATGGGAAAATATATATTGCAAAAGACAATAGTGAATTTTTGTCCGTGATTCACAACCCTGACAGTTTGGACACAGCATGTACGTTTATTGAAGATGATTTTTATCTGGGTGGAAGAGAAAGTGCAATTGGATTGCCTAATCTCATCCCAAGTTATTTCGAGAAAGAGGTTGAAATAGAAATAATAGAAACTTATGATTATGAATTCTGTGATGGGATTGCAGAACTTCAGGCAATTGCAAATATTGAAGGGGATAGTATTGTGTATCAATGGTATTTTGAAAACGATTTAATTCCAAACCAATCAACTACTCGAATACAAGTTGACTTGAGCGGGGAATATGAATTTAGAGCTATCGTCTATTTTGATTGCCAATCTTTTTCAACTGAATACTCTCAAAAAATTAATGTGCAAATTCCAGAAACTTTAAGTTTTCAGGATGTCCTATTAAATCATCCGTTTTGTGGAGCAGCCAATGGTTCTATAGTAATTGAAATTTCGGGAGGCATGCCACCATTTCAATATTCTTTTGATGGAGGAATATTTCAGAGCATTAACTCTCTTGGCGGTTTAGAATCGGGACAATATCACCTCGTAGTGCAGGATGTTAATGGATGTGAAATCTCCCAATCTGTTGAGTTGGAATCCGCCAATGCTCCTGAAATAACCGATATTCAAATAACTGATTCATCGTGTGGAGAAGCAAACGGTGCAATCAGAATTATGTCTACAGGTGGAACTGGTCAATTAGAATATTCAATAGATGGGCAAGTTTTTCAAGAGTTTCAAGAATTTAATGATTTAATAGCAGGAGAATATTCTGTATATGTTCGAGATGAAAATGGTTGCCTATCAACATATGAAATTGAATTAGGAAATTCGCCACGAATAGCGATAACAAGTATCAATATCATACCTGCGGTTTGTGGAGAGGCTAACGGTAGTTTGTCAATTGAGATAGAAGGTGGTATTGGACAAATAGAGGTTTTGTTGAATGACGTTTTTCAATCAAACTTTGAATTTAATGGCCTGAATGCCGATACATACCACTTGAGTATTTCTGATGAAGTCGGTTGCAAAGTTGATACTATGATAACAGTCAATCAGAGAAGTAGTTGCCCTATTTATATTCCGAATGTATTTTCTCCCAATAACGATGGATTAAACGATGTATTTCAAATCTATTCCAAAACGGGATTTGACGCGGTAGTCAAATCATATTTAATTTTTGATAGATGGGGCGAAAACATTTATGAGGCGAAAGATTTTCCAGCTAATTCGTCAAATTATTGGTGGGATGGAACATTTAAGAAAAAAAAATTAGATTCGGGAGTATATGTCTATTACATCGAAGTCGAATTTGAAAATGGGGAGAAAGAAATTTTTGAAGGTGATGTTAGCATAATAAAATAA
- a CDS encoding ISAs1 family transposase yields the protein MKQSRKFGFPESNLTGMPTHDYGQETTFYQQLQSHLGLDLRDKRGKRHCLAFILLGLTIGLLRKRDGKLSSIHRSMVNTNLSLCNFLNIEQQEVVSRPHLPRVLPKVNLAVFEQLLFNYYGLELSDEEKQWFAGDGKELRGSIEKGDKRGEALVQLVRHDDRNVLGQGRYNGTKESEKPCLQGLLLKTGAVGQKITADALHLCPATTEPIAQAGGIFLIGLKENQKELLEDMAKHASCFKAVDQDVTVEKGHGRLEQRAYFHYDVSTEYFEARWAKSNFQSLFKVERKRLNLKTGQQSDEVAYYISNGSAENEEGYFAAIRNHWAVEVSNHIRDVSLQEDQLRTKKKPVTQLMASLRTLVIKLLGLDKPKSIVAQLEFFQDNFSALMQWLRKINFL from the coding sequence GTGAAACAAAGCCGTAAATTTGGTTTTCCAGAATCAAACTTAACCGGCATGCCCACTCACGATTACGGACAAGAAACGACATTTTATCAACAACTGCAAAGCCACTTGGGGCTGGATTTGCGAGACAAAAGGGGCAAGAGACATTGCTTAGCCTTTATTTTACTGGGCTTGACTATAGGCTTATTACGAAAAAGAGATGGCAAGTTGTCTAGTATACACCGTAGTATGGTTAATACGAATTTGAGCCTTTGCAACTTCTTAAACATTGAACAACAAGAGGTTGTGTCTCGGCCGCATTTGCCAAGGGTACTGCCGAAAGTCAACCTTGCAGTATTTGAACAGTTGTTGTTCAATTATTATGGCCTTGAACTTAGCGACGAAGAAAAACAATGGTTTGCCGGAGACGGCAAAGAACTACGAGGAAGTATCGAAAAGGGGGATAAAAGAGGAGAAGCACTCGTGCAGTTAGTTCGCCACGATGACCGCAATGTCCTTGGGCAGGGGCGTTATAATGGGACTAAAGAAAGCGAAAAGCCATGCCTGCAAGGCTTATTGTTGAAAACAGGGGCAGTAGGGCAAAAGATTACAGCAGACGCTTTGCATTTATGCCCAGCAACTACAGAACCAATTGCCCAGGCCGGCGGCATTTTCCTGATTGGGCTAAAAGAAAACCAAAAGGAGCTTTTGGAAGACATGGCAAAACATGCCTCTTGCTTTAAGGCTGTCGATCAAGATGTTACAGTCGAAAAAGGGCACGGCCGCCTGGAGCAAAGGGCTTACTTTCATTACGACGTCAGCACAGAATACTTTGAAGCTCGATGGGCGAAGTCTAACTTTCAAAGCCTTTTTAAAGTAGAACGCAAGCGGCTAAACTTGAAAACTGGCCAACAAAGCGATGAAGTAGCCTACTATATCTCAAATGGCTCGGCAGAAAACGAGGAAGGTTATTTTGCTGCAATAAGAAACCATTGGGCCGTAGAGGTGAGCAACCATATTCGAGATGTGAGCCTACAAGAAGACCAACTCAGGACAAAAAAAAAGCCGGTTACTCAGCTAATGGCTAGCTTGAGGACTCTGGTTATTAAGCTTTTAGGCTTGGACAAGCCCAAGAGCATTGTCGCTCAGTTAGAATTCTTTCAAGATAATTTCTCCGCTTTGATGCAGTGGTTGAGAAAGATAAATTTTTTATGA
- the ltrA gene encoding group II intron reverse transcriptase/maturase: protein MNLFEAEELRGKTQAVKLEGVAEAYRKVRANRGAAGVDGQTLTDFDAAKVGNLYKLWNRMASGSYFPQAVRGVEIPKKDGSYLLLGIPTVSDRTAQQVVRSVLEPIMEQVFDEDSYGYRPGKSAHQAVSKCEERCRQYRWVIDMDIKGFFDNIDHERMMQVLRHYTSEKWILIYVERWLRCPIVMPDGRQVERTKGTPQGGVISPLLANMFLHVVFDAWMRKNYANTEYGSIRWERYADDIIVHCNNEKQARYILNRIKERMSQCGLELHPQKTKIVYCKQNNRRGKFKDTSFDFLGFGFQPRRIYEVKEGKVDMWRGYCAAISTKAARHIRNQIRKYKVHRATGSDLEQIAQSLGPKLRGWIRYFHPFYPSALREVFSALNNRLVRWITNKYKRYRRRKYQARQKLKEIARDFPNLFEHWKYGYTP, encoded by the coding sequence ATGAATTTATTTGAAGCGGAAGAATTAAGGGGTAAAACACAAGCTGTAAAGCTGGAGGGAGTAGCCGAAGCGTACCGAAAAGTAAGGGCAAACCGAGGAGCGGCGGGCGTAGACGGTCAAACACTGACCGACTTCGATGCCGCCAAGGTCGGAAATCTTTACAAGCTGTGGAATCGCATGGCATCGGGCAGCTACTTCCCCCAAGCGGTACGGGGTGTGGAAATACCCAAGAAAGATGGAAGCTACCTCTTGTTGGGCATCCCGACGGTGTCGGATCGCACGGCACAGCAGGTAGTCAGATCGGTACTCGAACCGATTATGGAACAGGTTTTTGATGAAGACAGCTACGGTTATCGTCCTGGCAAATCAGCCCACCAGGCAGTCTCGAAGTGCGAAGAACGTTGTCGGCAATATCGCTGGGTGATCGACATGGACATTAAAGGCTTCTTCGACAATATCGACCACGAACGGATGATGCAAGTGCTGCGTCACTACACGTCTGAAAAGTGGATACTGATATATGTCGAACGCTGGCTAAGATGCCCAATCGTAATGCCCGACGGTCGACAGGTGGAACGTACCAAAGGCACGCCGCAAGGAGGGGTGATAAGTCCGTTGCTGGCCAACATGTTCCTCCATGTAGTCTTTGACGCATGGATGCGTAAAAACTATGCAAATACGGAATATGGCAGCATCCGCTGGGAACGATATGCCGATGACATCATTGTACATTGCAACAATGAAAAGCAGGCCCGTTATATCCTTAATCGGATTAAGGAGCGAATGAGCCAATGCGGGCTGGAACTTCATCCGCAAAAGACCAAGATCGTGTATTGCAAGCAGAATAATCGACGGGGTAAGTTTAAAGACACCTCGTTTGACTTTCTGGGCTTTGGCTTTCAGCCTCGTAGAATTTATGAGGTTAAAGAAGGCAAAGTAGATATGTGGCGGGGCTATTGTGCTGCGATCAGCACCAAAGCTGCCCGCCACATCCGCAATCAAATCAGGAAGTATAAAGTCCACCGAGCAACAGGGTCGGACTTAGAGCAAATTGCTCAATCTCTCGGCCCGAAACTACGCGGCTGGATCAGGTACTTCCATCCATTTTATCCATCGGCATTGAGAGAGGTATTTTCGGCATTGAACAACAGATTGGTGCGCTGGATCACCAATAAGTACAAACGATACCGAAGGCGTAAATATCAGGCTCGACAGAAATTAAAGGAAATCGCTCGCGACTTTCCCAATCTGTTTGAGCACTGGAAATACGGCTATACCCCCTAA
- a CDS encoding IS91 family transposase — MSTRAKQPRWEVADVIRRFGEAFRAQGRVCKHHLRTLSALERCRTAALGGHIDACTECGAVRISYNSCRNRHCPKCGGLQRELWIQARSEELLPVKYYHVVFTIPEQFNEWCLYNPAFCYDTLFKAAWQTLRTFAADDKWLGAQAGATMVLHTWGQNLSLHPHIHCIVPGGGLAPQGQWQNPKRAGSRGFLFPVKAMSKVFRAIYLRHFTDAYKQGSLHIPPRQKKPFAQWRRERFAQHWVVYAKAPFHGPQAVVEYLGRYTHKVAISNHRITNIDKQRVSFRYKDYRQDGKRKTMSLEGAEFLRRFCLHILPPGFRRMRHYGILSNFHKARALHAARIALKVEPAQPTQKPEAAEQREKVLEQWLGRNPHDCTHCGAKGTIQRVAIIPAACRDPPPAAMQSAKFL, encoded by the coding sequence ATGAGCACAAGGGCTAAACAACCCCGTTGGGAAGTAGCTGATGTTATCCGGCGCTTCGGCGAGGCCTTCCGCGCCCAGGGAAGGGTGTGCAAACACCACTTGCGCACCCTCTCCGCCCTGGAGCGCTGCCGCACCGCTGCTCTCGGCGGGCACATTGACGCCTGTACCGAGTGTGGCGCGGTGCGCATCAGCTACAACTCTTGTCGCAACCGCCACTGCCCAAAGTGCGGTGGCCTGCAGCGCGAACTATGGATACAGGCCCGCTCTGAAGAACTCCTCCCGGTGAAGTATTATCATGTCGTTTTTACCATCCCAGAGCAGTTCAACGAGTGGTGCTTGTACAACCCTGCTTTTTGCTATGACACGCTTTTCAAAGCTGCCTGGCAAACCTTGCGCACTTTTGCCGCTGATGACAAATGGCTCGGCGCTCAGGCAGGCGCCACGATGGTGCTCCACACTTGGGGGCAAAACCTGAGCTTACACCCACACATACACTGTATTGTACCTGGTGGAGGGCTCGCGCCACAGGGGCAATGGCAAAACCCTAAACGGGCGGGCAGCAGAGGCTTCCTCTTCCCGGTTAAGGCCATGAGCAAAGTTTTCCGCGCCATATACCTGCGGCATTTTACGGATGCTTACAAACAAGGTAGCCTGCACATCCCGCCCAGGCAAAAGAAGCCTTTTGCTCAATGGCGCCGCGAACGCTTTGCCCAGCATTGGGTTGTCTATGCCAAAGCGCCTTTTCATGGGCCCCAAGCTGTGGTGGAATACCTGGGACGGTACACACACAAAGTGGCCATCTCCAACCACCGCATCACTAACATCGACAAGCAACGAGTTTCCTTCCGCTACAAGGACTACCGCCAGGATGGCAAGCGCAAAACCATGAGCTTGGAAGGAGCAGAGTTCCTCCGCCGGTTTTGCTTGCACATACTTCCGCCAGGATTCAGGCGGATGCGGCACTACGGCATCCTGAGCAACTTCCACAAAGCTCGGGCTTTGCACGCCGCTAGAATAGCCCTGAAAGTGGAACCTGCCCAGCCTACACAAAAGCCGGAAGCTGCTGAGCAGAGGGAAAAAGTACTGGAGCAGTGGCTGGGGCGCAACCCCCATGATTGCACGCATTGCGGCGCTAAGGGTACTATTCAGCGGGTTGCCATCATCCCGGCTGCCTGCCGCGATCCGCCGCCTGCTGCCATGCAGTCAGCGAAGTTTCTATAG
- a CDS encoding tyrosine-type recombinase/integrase, whose amino-acid sequence MANHLTVAGLAKSTALNYVRSLRDVQERAGKPADELTRDELLAYLAARRKHLSASTLNTVVCALKYYYREVARRLELVVDIPNPRKPKQLGDLLNADELRLFLGAARSMRHRLVLELLFGLGLRAGEVGRLRISDFNREQGTVTIRTSKGGITRVLPYGGRLRDTLNQYYRQERPKDFLIPGRERSSSQGISLRGVQYITSTTLQRSRLHKKVCPHTLRHCFAVHYLNNGGNLVRLQQLLGHAYLSTTLLYLRYASITLRDIPSPLDFLSDEHKG is encoded by the coding sequence ATGGCCAACCACCTTACCGTAGCAGGGCTTGCCAAAAGTACTGCCCTGAACTATGTGCGCTCCCTACGCGATGTGCAGGAGCGCGCCGGCAAGCCGGCCGATGAACTTACCCGCGACGAACTGCTGGCCTACCTGGCTGCCCGGCGCAAGCACCTCAGCGCCTCCACTCTCAACACGGTTGTATGTGCCTTGAAGTACTACTACCGCGAGGTAGCCCGGCGGCTCGAACTGGTAGTGGACATCCCCAACCCTCGCAAGCCTAAGCAACTCGGCGACTTGCTCAATGCCGATGAACTGCGCCTCTTCCTGGGAGCAGCGCGCAGTATGAGGCATCGCCTGGTACTCGAACTGCTCTTCGGCCTGGGCCTGCGAGCTGGTGAAGTGGGCCGCCTGCGCATCAGCGATTTCAACCGGGAGCAAGGCACGGTAACCATCCGTACGTCCAAAGGCGGCATCACCAGAGTGCTGCCCTATGGTGGGCGCCTTAGAGATACCCTCAACCAGTACTACCGCCAGGAACGCCCCAAGGATTTCCTCATTCCGGGGCGGGAGCGTAGCAGTTCTCAGGGTATTTCCTTACGCGGCGTACAATACATCACCAGTACTACCCTGCAACGTTCCAGGCTCCACAAAAAAGTATGCCCACACACCCTTCGGCATTGCTTCGCCGTTCATTACCTCAACAACGGAGGCAACCTGGTGCGCCTTCAGCAACTGCTAGGCCATGCCTACTTGAGTACCACGCTGCTCTACCTGCGCTATGCCTCCATCACCCTGCGGGATATCCCTTCGCCTCTCGACTTTTTGTCCGATGAGCACAAGGGCTAA
- a CDS encoding DUF4249 domain-containing protein, giving the protein MKNITIINIMIIKVIIIKVTTLSFLIALIAGCNPDNFRQVVEVDIPEHESRLVLNARISSLDIGITALVANSLGILDTSAYDIPEDATVRLFRDGELLGNDFSFMPGKLKYFLSLDEPLGTAPGLYRMDASTPGYEPIFAEQRMPVPVPIHSLRVERDGAIDDEGRRADGIEVQFSDPAGEENYYALEFYYEISEVQPGGDTLTYRNPVYASTLDQVVQYGYHYEQVLTDKSFNGSSYTVSLYAYPGALPEGAPNARLVARLYSLSRDAFLYDLSLRQYYDALDNPFAEPVTVHSNVEGGYGIFALSSVAEAGVPLE; this is encoded by the coding sequence ATGAAAAATATAACGATTATAAATATAATGATTATAAAAGTAATCATTATAAAAGTAACGACCCTGAGCTTTTTAATCGCCCTCATTGCTGGCTGTAACCCCGACAATTTCAGGCAGGTGGTGGAGGTGGACATTCCGGAGCACGAATCCCGGCTGGTGCTCAATGCACGTATTTCCAGCCTGGATATCGGCATTACGGCCCTGGTAGCCAACAGCCTGGGCATACTGGATACTTCAGCTTACGACATTCCGGAGGATGCAACCGTCCGCCTTTTCCGGGACGGCGAATTGCTAGGCAACGATTTTTCCTTTATGCCGGGCAAATTGAAGTATTTCCTTTCCCTGGATGAACCCTTAGGCACAGCTCCCGGCCTCTATCGGATGGATGCGAGCACTCCGGGTTATGAGCCCATTTTTGCTGAGCAGCGCATGCCTGTTCCTGTCCCGATCCATTCTCTAAGGGTAGAACGCGACGGCGCCATCGACGACGAGGGGCGCCGCGCCGACGGCATCGAGGTGCAGTTCTCTGACCCGGCAGGAGAGGAGAATTACTATGCGCTGGAGTTTTATTATGAGATTTCGGAAGTGCAGCCGGGGGGGGATACCCTTACTTACCGCAACCCGGTATACGCCAGCACGCTGGACCAGGTCGTGCAGTATGGCTACCATTATGAGCAGGTTCTGACCGACAAATCGTTTAATGGCAGTTCTTACACGGTGAGCCTCTACGCCTACCCGGGCGCACTGCCGGAAGGGGCGCCCAATGCCCGCCTTGTGGCGCGGCTTTATTCCCTCTCCCGCGATGCCTTTCTGTACGACCTTTCGCTCAGGCAGTATTATGACGCATTGGACAACCCCTTTGCCGAGCCGGTGACGGTGCACAGCAATGTCGAAGGGGGGTATGGAATTTTTGCGCTGAGTTCAGTGGCGGAGGCGGGCGTGCCTTTGGAGTAA